One window of the Phycodurus eques isolate BA_2022a chromosome 7, UOR_Pequ_1.1, whole genome shotgun sequence genome contains the following:
- the LOC133404708 gene encoding mitogen-activated protein kinase-binding protein 1-like isoform X6 — MSNFGDMAERPDCGGSLHAAKRRSAAGSESRHKSSGSRRVKLEKVLGISTASGSALASDPNSGLVAYPAGCVVVLLHPQINKQSHIINMSRKPFSALAFSCDGKHLVTGERGHLPCVRVWQVDDGVEAADVQNHKCGVSCVAFSTGGAYVVSVGDQYDMNVCVWDWRKGSILASNKVSSSVSAISFSEDGSYFVTAGKRHVRFWYLDASKERRGTGTAPLMGRSGLLGDHRQAVFCGVACGRGPAAAATYAVTRSALLCRFDAARQLEAWVRLKASCACSVEVTEDFVFCGCSDGLVRVFSPSDLRYITTLPYPHRLGVELMLPSPSGSRPSRYPDAVALTFNPRARHLTCVYADRSVYVWDVGQLRNANQIHTALYHSAPVWNIQVCPEQSDASRARLPPSSFLTCSSDNTIRLWHADSAAPYNNLYSAVARAQDPLRILHVGDNAPADREDKSEASDDRSAVRVLRLGPDGRRLATGDLCGILRIFDLEFLDELVKIEAHDSEVLALEFSPSSAGVKLLASAGRDRLVRIFNLDRDFRLEQTIADHSAPVVAVKFAGDGAHIRLVSCGADKSVYFYSYVREPHRTAEGGVSFRRTQQAVEKTALHDMDADSSRTHVAVACQDRNVRVYSVETGKLKKCLKDPTSKGGALLKVHVDPTGSFVATCCSDKNISILDYRSGERVAALFGHSEPVTCLRFSADCAHLISASGDGCVFVWRLDSRMTAAMMMKKGAPMKSVVAGVG, encoded by the exons atgtcaaactTCGGCGACATGGCGGAGCGCCCGGACTGCGGCGGTTCCCTCCACGCTGCCAAGAGGAGGTCAGCAGCGGGCAGCGAGAGCCGTCACAAGAGCTCCGGAAGCCGCCGG GTCAAACTGGAGAAAGTTCTGGGCATCAGCACGGCCAGCGGCAGCGCTTTGGCGTCCGACCCCAACTCCGGGCTCGTCGCCTATCCTGCGGG GTGTGTGGTCGTGTTGCTCCACCCGCAGATCAACAAACAAAGCCACATCATCAACATGTCCAG aaaacCTTTCAGCGCTTTGGCCTTCTCCTGTGATGGCAAACATCTGGTCACCGGGGAG cgtgGTCACCTGCCGTGCGTGCGGGTGTGGCAGGTGGACGATGGCGTGGAGGCGGCCGATGTCCAGAATCACAAGTGCGGCGTTTCCTGCGTGGCGTTCTCCACGGGTGGCGCCTACGTGGTCTCCGTGGGAGACCAGTACGACATGAACGTGTGCGTGTGGGACTGGCGG AAGGGCTCCATCCTGGCCTCCAACAAAGTGTCCAGCAGCGTGTCGGCCATTTCCTTTTCCGAGGACGGCAGCTACTTTGTTACGGCCGGCAAAAGACATGTCCGGTTTTGGTACCTGGACGCCTCCAAGGAGCGGCGG GGCACCGGCACGGCGCCTCTGATGGGTCGCTCGGGGTTGCTGGGCGACCACCGGCAGGCCGTCTTCTGCGGGGTGGCGTGCGGTCGTGGCCCCGCGGCGGCCGCCACCTACGCCGTCACGCGGTCCGCCCTCCTGTGTCGCTTCGACGCCGCTCGGCAGCTGGAAGCCTGGGTGCGCCTCAAG GCGTCGTGCGCGTGTAGCGTGGAGGTGACGGAGGACTTTGTGTTTTGCGGTTGTTCGGACGGTTTGGTGCGGGTTTTCTCGCCGTCGGACCTGCGTTACATCACCACCCTGCCCTACCCGCACCGCCTGGGGGTGGAGCTTATGCTGcccag CCCGTCGGGTTCCAGGCCGAGCCGTTATCCCGATGCGGTGGCTCTGACCTTTAACCCCAGAGCACGACATCTGACCTGCGTGTACGCCGACCGCAGCGTTTACGTTTGGGACGTCGGCCAGCTCAGGAACGCCAACCAGATCCACACAGCCCTCTACCACAGCGCCCCTGTGTGGAACATACAG GTGTGTCCAGAGCAGTCCGATGCGTCTCGGGCCCGTCTGCCGCCGTCTTCGTTCCTCACGTGTTCGTCAGACAACACCATCAGGCTGTGGCACGCCGACTCCGCCGCGCCGTACAACAACCTCTATAGCGCCGTAGCGCGCGCGCAG GACCCGCTGAGGATTTTACACGTGGGGGACAACGCTCCGGCAGACCGGGAGGATAAGTCGGAGGCCTCTGACGACAGGTCCGCCGTCAGAGTGCTGCGCCTCGGTCCCGACGGGCGACGGCTGGCCACCGGAGACCTCTGCGGAATCCTGCG TATCTTTGATTTGGAGTTTCTGGACGAGCTGGTGAAGATTGAGGCGCATGACTCTGAGGTTTTGGCCCTGGAGTTCTCGCCGTCCTCTGCAG GCGTGAAGCTACTCGCCAGTGCCGGCAGGGACCGACTCGTTCGAATCTTCAACCTGGACCGCGACTTCCGTCTGGAGCAGACCATCGCCGACCACTCCGCGCCCGTCGTCGCCGTCAAGTTCGCAG GCGACGGCGCGCACATCCGCCTGGTAAGCTGCGGGGCCGACAAGAGCGTCTACTTCTACTCTTACGTGCGCGAACCTCATCGAACG GCGGAGGGGGGCGTGTCCTTCCGCAGGACGCAGCAAGCGGTGGAAAAGACGGCGCTGCACGACATGGACGCGGACTCGTCCAGGACGCACGTGGCCGTCGCCTGTCAGGACAGAAACGTCCG ggtgtacagcGTGGAGACGGGAAAGCTGAAGAAATGTTTGAAGGACCCCACAAGCAAAGGAGGAGCTTTGCTGAAG GTCCACGTGGATCCGACCGGCTCCTTCGTGGCCACCTGCTGCTCCGACAAGAACATCAGCATCTTGGACTACCGGTCCGGCGAGCGCGTCGCCGCCCTGTTTGGGCATTCAG AGCCGGTGACGTGCTTGCGGTTCAGCGCCGACTGCGCGCACCTGATCAGCGCGTCGGGAGACGG ttgtgtgtttgtgtggcggCTGGACTCCCGCATGACCGCCGCCATGATGATGAAGAAAGGGGCCCCGATGAAGAGCGTCGTCGCCGGCGTCGGGTGA
- the LOC133404708 gene encoding mitogen-activated protein kinase-binding protein 1-like isoform X5, whose product MSNFGDMAERPDCGGSLHAAKRRSAAGSESRHKSSGSRRVKLEKVLGISTASGSALASDPNSGLVAYPAGCVVVLLHPQINKQSHIINMSRKPFSALAFSCDGKHLVTGERGHLPCVRVWQVDDGVEAADVQNHKCGVSCVAFSTGGAYVVSVGDQYDMNVCVWDWRKGSILASNKVSSSVSAISFSEDGSYFVTAGKRHVRFWYLDASKERRGTGTAPLMGRSGLLGDHRQAVFCGVACGRGPAAAATYAVTRSALLCRFDAARQLEAWVRLKASCACSVEVTEDFVFCGCSDGLVRVFSPSDLRYITTLPYPHRLGVELMLPSPSGSRPSRYPDAVALTFNPRARHLTCVYADRSVYVWDVGQLRNANQIHTALYHSAPVWNIQVCPEQSDASRARLPPSSFLTCSSDNTIRLWHADSAAPYNNLYSAVARAQDPLRILHVGDNAPADREDKSEASDDRSAVRVLRLGPDGRRLATGDLCGILRIFDLEFLDELVKIEAHDSEVLALEFSPSSAGVKLLASAGRDRLVRIFNLDRDFRLEQTIADHSAPVVAVKFAGDGAHIRLVSCGADKSVYFYSYVREPHRTAEGGVSFRRTQQAVEKTALHDMDADSSRTHVAVACQDRNVRVYSVETGKLKKCLKDPTSKGGALLKVETVDCTVNSVHRAFRGREAKICQISPRGSDRLLRGHLLLRQEHQHLGLPVRRARRRPVWAFRAGDVLAVQRRLRAPDQRVGRRLCVCVAAGLPHDRRHDDEERGPDEERRRRRRAGNLRRRAVPWGRGAPNAVQTGPRRCSPNTH is encoded by the exons atgtcaaactTCGGCGACATGGCGGAGCGCCCGGACTGCGGCGGTTCCCTCCACGCTGCCAAGAGGAGGTCAGCAGCGGGCAGCGAGAGCCGTCACAAGAGCTCCGGAAGCCGCCGG GTCAAACTGGAGAAAGTTCTGGGCATCAGCACGGCCAGCGGCAGCGCTTTGGCGTCCGACCCCAACTCCGGGCTCGTCGCCTATCCTGCGGG GTGTGTGGTCGTGTTGCTCCACCCGCAGATCAACAAACAAAGCCACATCATCAACATGTCCAG aaaacCTTTCAGCGCTTTGGCCTTCTCCTGTGATGGCAAACATCTGGTCACCGGGGAG cgtgGTCACCTGCCGTGCGTGCGGGTGTGGCAGGTGGACGATGGCGTGGAGGCGGCCGATGTCCAGAATCACAAGTGCGGCGTTTCCTGCGTGGCGTTCTCCACGGGTGGCGCCTACGTGGTCTCCGTGGGAGACCAGTACGACATGAACGTGTGCGTGTGGGACTGGCGG AAGGGCTCCATCCTGGCCTCCAACAAAGTGTCCAGCAGCGTGTCGGCCATTTCCTTTTCCGAGGACGGCAGCTACTTTGTTACGGCCGGCAAAAGACATGTCCGGTTTTGGTACCTGGACGCCTCCAAGGAGCGGCGG GGCACCGGCACGGCGCCTCTGATGGGTCGCTCGGGGTTGCTGGGCGACCACCGGCAGGCCGTCTTCTGCGGGGTGGCGTGCGGTCGTGGCCCCGCGGCGGCCGCCACCTACGCCGTCACGCGGTCCGCCCTCCTGTGTCGCTTCGACGCCGCTCGGCAGCTGGAAGCCTGGGTGCGCCTCAAG GCGTCGTGCGCGTGTAGCGTGGAGGTGACGGAGGACTTTGTGTTTTGCGGTTGTTCGGACGGTTTGGTGCGGGTTTTCTCGCCGTCGGACCTGCGTTACATCACCACCCTGCCCTACCCGCACCGCCTGGGGGTGGAGCTTATGCTGcccag CCCGTCGGGTTCCAGGCCGAGCCGTTATCCCGATGCGGTGGCTCTGACCTTTAACCCCAGAGCACGACATCTGACCTGCGTGTACGCCGACCGCAGCGTTTACGTTTGGGACGTCGGCCAGCTCAGGAACGCCAACCAGATCCACACAGCCCTCTACCACAGCGCCCCTGTGTGGAACATACAG GTGTGTCCAGAGCAGTCCGATGCGTCTCGGGCCCGTCTGCCGCCGTCTTCGTTCCTCACGTGTTCGTCAGACAACACCATCAGGCTGTGGCACGCCGACTCCGCCGCGCCGTACAACAACCTCTATAGCGCCGTAGCGCGCGCGCAG GACCCGCTGAGGATTTTACACGTGGGGGACAACGCTCCGGCAGACCGGGAGGATAAGTCGGAGGCCTCTGACGACAGGTCCGCCGTCAGAGTGCTGCGCCTCGGTCCCGACGGGCGACGGCTGGCCACCGGAGACCTCTGCGGAATCCTGCG TATCTTTGATTTGGAGTTTCTGGACGAGCTGGTGAAGATTGAGGCGCATGACTCTGAGGTTTTGGCCCTGGAGTTCTCGCCGTCCTCTGCAG GCGTGAAGCTACTCGCCAGTGCCGGCAGGGACCGACTCGTTCGAATCTTCAACCTGGACCGCGACTTCCGTCTGGAGCAGACCATCGCCGACCACTCCGCGCCCGTCGTCGCCGTCAAGTTCGCAG GCGACGGCGCGCACATCCGCCTGGTAAGCTGCGGGGCCGACAAGAGCGTCTACTTCTACTCTTACGTGCGCGAACCTCATCGAACG GCGGAGGGGGGCGTGTCCTTCCGCAGGACGCAGCAAGCGGTGGAAAAGACGGCGCTGCACGACATGGACGCGGACTCGTCCAGGACGCACGTGGCCGTCGCCTGTCAGGACAGAAACGTCCG ggtgtacagcGTGGAGACGGGAAAGCTGAAGAAATGTTTGAAGGACCCCACAAGCAAAGGAGGAGCTTTGCTGAAGGTCGAAACGGTCGACTGCACGGTGAACTCGGTTCATCGCGCGTTCCGCGGCCGAGAGGCGAAAATCTGTCAAATCA GTCCACGTGGATCCGACCGGCTCCTTCGTGGCCACCTGCTGCTCCGACAAGAACATCAGCATCTTGGACTACCGGTCCGGCGAGCGCGTCGCCGCCCTGTTTGGGCATTCAG AGCCGGTGACGTGCTTGCGGTTCAGCGCCGACTGCGCGCACCTGATCAGCGCGTCGGGAGACGG ttgtgtgtttgtgtggcggCTGGACTCCCGCATGACCGCCGCCATGATGATGAAGAAAGGGGCCCCGATGAAGAGCGTCGTCGCCGGCGTCGG GCGGGAAACCTTCGTCGTCGGGCCGTCCCGTGGGGACGAGGAGCGCCGAACGCCGTCCAGACCGGACCCCGAAG GTGCTCCCCAAATACGCACTAA
- the LOC133404708 gene encoding mitogen-activated protein kinase-binding protein 1-like isoform X4: MSNFGDMAERPDCGGSLHAAKRRSAAGSESRHKSSGSRRVKLEKVLGISTASGSALASDPNSGLVAYPAGCVVVLLHPQINKQSHIINMSRKPFSALAFSCDGKHLVTGERGHLPCVRVWQVDDGVEAADVQNHKCGVSCVAFSTGGAYVVSVGDQYDMNVCVWDWRKGSILASNKVSSSVSAISFSEDGSYFVTAGKRHVRFWYLDASKERRGTGTAPLMGRSGLLGDHRQAVFCGVACGRGPAAAATYAVTRSALLCRFDAARQLEAWVRLKASCACSVEVTEDFVFCGCSDGLVRVFSPSDLRYITTLPYPHRLGVELMLPSPSGSRPSRYPDAVALTFNPRARHLTCVYADRSVYVWDVGQLRNANQIHTALYHSAPVWNIQVCPEQSDASRARLPPSSFLTCSSDNTIRLWHADSAAPYNNLYSAVARAQDPLRILHVGDNAPADREDKSEASDDRSAVRVLRLGPDGRRLATGDLCGILRIFDLEFLDELVKIEAHDSEVLALEFSPSSAGVKLLASAGRDRLVRIFNLDRDFRLEQTIADHSAPVVAVKFAGDGAHIRLVSCGADKSVYFYSYVREPHRTAEGGVSFRRTQQAVEKTALHDMDADSSRTHVAVACQDRNVRVYSVETGKLKKCLKDPTSKGGALLKVETVDCTVNSVHRAFRGREAKICQISPRGSDRLLRGHLLLRQEHQHLGLPVRRARRRPVWAFRAGDVLAVQRRLRAPDQRVGRRLCVCVAAGLPHDRRHDDEERGPDEERRRRRRVSGAPPRSHAAFSHGSLCAAARFRRETFVVGPSRGDEERRTPSRPDPEGAPQIRTNGKMPTWFRKLCPRRCAFSRARRRSPRTSRRTRNPFRCGIVGWKRVPSSSWTTLRVLPKTRTGTGTGRTKTKTRTFSRRVWKAG, from the exons atgtcaaactTCGGCGACATGGCGGAGCGCCCGGACTGCGGCGGTTCCCTCCACGCTGCCAAGAGGAGGTCAGCAGCGGGCAGCGAGAGCCGTCACAAGAGCTCCGGAAGCCGCCGG GTCAAACTGGAGAAAGTTCTGGGCATCAGCACGGCCAGCGGCAGCGCTTTGGCGTCCGACCCCAACTCCGGGCTCGTCGCCTATCCTGCGGG GTGTGTGGTCGTGTTGCTCCACCCGCAGATCAACAAACAAAGCCACATCATCAACATGTCCAG aaaacCTTTCAGCGCTTTGGCCTTCTCCTGTGATGGCAAACATCTGGTCACCGGGGAG cgtgGTCACCTGCCGTGCGTGCGGGTGTGGCAGGTGGACGATGGCGTGGAGGCGGCCGATGTCCAGAATCACAAGTGCGGCGTTTCCTGCGTGGCGTTCTCCACGGGTGGCGCCTACGTGGTCTCCGTGGGAGACCAGTACGACATGAACGTGTGCGTGTGGGACTGGCGG AAGGGCTCCATCCTGGCCTCCAACAAAGTGTCCAGCAGCGTGTCGGCCATTTCCTTTTCCGAGGACGGCAGCTACTTTGTTACGGCCGGCAAAAGACATGTCCGGTTTTGGTACCTGGACGCCTCCAAGGAGCGGCGG GGCACCGGCACGGCGCCTCTGATGGGTCGCTCGGGGTTGCTGGGCGACCACCGGCAGGCCGTCTTCTGCGGGGTGGCGTGCGGTCGTGGCCCCGCGGCGGCCGCCACCTACGCCGTCACGCGGTCCGCCCTCCTGTGTCGCTTCGACGCCGCTCGGCAGCTGGAAGCCTGGGTGCGCCTCAAG GCGTCGTGCGCGTGTAGCGTGGAGGTGACGGAGGACTTTGTGTTTTGCGGTTGTTCGGACGGTTTGGTGCGGGTTTTCTCGCCGTCGGACCTGCGTTACATCACCACCCTGCCCTACCCGCACCGCCTGGGGGTGGAGCTTATGCTGcccag CCCGTCGGGTTCCAGGCCGAGCCGTTATCCCGATGCGGTGGCTCTGACCTTTAACCCCAGAGCACGACATCTGACCTGCGTGTACGCCGACCGCAGCGTTTACGTTTGGGACGTCGGCCAGCTCAGGAACGCCAACCAGATCCACACAGCCCTCTACCACAGCGCCCCTGTGTGGAACATACAG GTGTGTCCAGAGCAGTCCGATGCGTCTCGGGCCCGTCTGCCGCCGTCTTCGTTCCTCACGTGTTCGTCAGACAACACCATCAGGCTGTGGCACGCCGACTCCGCCGCGCCGTACAACAACCTCTATAGCGCCGTAGCGCGCGCGCAG GACCCGCTGAGGATTTTACACGTGGGGGACAACGCTCCGGCAGACCGGGAGGATAAGTCGGAGGCCTCTGACGACAGGTCCGCCGTCAGAGTGCTGCGCCTCGGTCCCGACGGGCGACGGCTGGCCACCGGAGACCTCTGCGGAATCCTGCG TATCTTTGATTTGGAGTTTCTGGACGAGCTGGTGAAGATTGAGGCGCATGACTCTGAGGTTTTGGCCCTGGAGTTCTCGCCGTCCTCTGCAG GCGTGAAGCTACTCGCCAGTGCCGGCAGGGACCGACTCGTTCGAATCTTCAACCTGGACCGCGACTTCCGTCTGGAGCAGACCATCGCCGACCACTCCGCGCCCGTCGTCGCCGTCAAGTTCGCAG GCGACGGCGCGCACATCCGCCTGGTAAGCTGCGGGGCCGACAAGAGCGTCTACTTCTACTCTTACGTGCGCGAACCTCATCGAACG GCGGAGGGGGGCGTGTCCTTCCGCAGGACGCAGCAAGCGGTGGAAAAGACGGCGCTGCACGACATGGACGCGGACTCGTCCAGGACGCACGTGGCCGTCGCCTGTCAGGACAGAAACGTCCG ggtgtacagcGTGGAGACGGGAAAGCTGAAGAAATGTTTGAAGGACCCCACAAGCAAAGGAGGAGCTTTGCTGAAGGTCGAAACGGTCGACTGCACGGTGAACTCGGTTCATCGCGCGTTCCGCGGCCGAGAGGCGAAAATCTGTCAAATCA GTCCACGTGGATCCGACCGGCTCCTTCGTGGCCACCTGCTGCTCCGACAAGAACATCAGCATCTTGGACTACCGGTCCGGCGAGCGCGTCGCCGCCCTGTTTGGGCATTCAG AGCCGGTGACGTGCTTGCGGTTCAGCGCCGACTGCGCGCACCTGATCAGCGCGTCGGGAGACGG ttgtgtgtttgtgtggcggCTGGACTCCCGCATGACCGCCGCCATGATGATGAAGAAAGGGGCCCCGATGAAGAGCGTCGTCGCCGGCGTCGGGTGAGCGGCGCGCCGCCTCGCTCGCACGCGGCGTTCTCCCATGGCTCACTCTGCGCGGCCGCTCGTTTCAGGCGGGAAACCTTCGTCGTCGGGCCGTCCCGTGGGGACGAGGAGCGCCGAACGCCGTCCAGACCGGACCCCGAAG GTGCTCCCCAAATACGCACTAATGGGAAGATGCCCACGTGGTTCCGGAAATTG TGTCCACGGCGGTGTGCGTTCAGCAGGGCGAGGCGGCGGTCTCCTCGTACGTCCCGTCGGACGCGGAACCCGTTCCGGTGCGGAATCGTTGGCTGGAAAAGAGTCCCCTCGTCATCCTGGACTACTCTCCGAGTTCTACCGAAGACGAGGACGGGGACGGGGACGGGGCGGACGAAGACGAAGACGAGGACTTTCAGCCGCAGAGTCTGGAAAGCCGGCTGA
- the LOC133404708 gene encoding mitogen-activated protein kinase-binding protein 1-like isoform X2 — protein sequence MSNFGDMAERPDCGGSLHAAKRRSAAGSESRHKSSGSRRVKLEKVLGISTASGSALASDPNSGLVAYPAGCVVVLLHPQINKQSHIINMSRKPFSALAFSCDGKHLVTGERGHLPCVRVWQVDDGVEAADVQNHKCGVSCVAFSTGGAYVVSVGDQYDMNVCVWDWRKGSILASNKVSSSVSAISFSEDGSYFVTAGKRHVRFWYLDASKERRGTGTAPLMGRSGLLGDHRQAVFCGVACGRGPAAAATYAVTRSALLCRFDAARQLEAWVRLKASCACSVEVTEDFVFCGCSDGLVRVFSPSDLRYITTLPYPHRLGVELMLPSPSGSRPSRYPDAVALTFNPRARHLTCVYADRSVYVWDVGQLRNANQIHTALYHSAPVWNIQVCPEQSDASRARLPPSSFLTCSSDNTIRLWHADSAAPYNNLYSAVARAQDPLRILHVGDNAPADREDKSEASDDRSAVRVLRLGPDGRRLATGDLCGILRIFDLEFLDELVKIEAHDSEVLALEFSPSSAGVKLLASAGRDRLVRIFNLDRDFRLEQTIADHSAPVVAVKFAGDGAHIRLVSCGADKSVYFYSYVREPHRTAEGGVSFRRTQQAVEKTALHDMDADSSRTHVAVACQDRNVRVYSVETGKLKKCLKDPTSKGGALLKVETVDCTVNSVHRAFRGREAKICQISPRGSDRLLRGHLLLRQEHQHLGLPVRRARRRPVWAFRAGDVLAVQRRLRAPDQRVGRRLCVCVAAGLPHDRRHDDEERGPDEERRRRRRVSGAPPRSHAAFSHGSLCAAARFRRETFVVGPSRGDEERRTPSRPDPEGAPQIRTNGKMPTWFRKLQGEAAVSSYVPSDAEPVPVRNRWLEKSPLVILDYSPSSTEDEDGDGDGADEDEDEDFQPQSLESRLRDEEDAVPKTDAERVDDDDKFATRRRKNLDIWWGSDTDKRRGRKTASRKER from the exons atgtcaaactTCGGCGACATGGCGGAGCGCCCGGACTGCGGCGGTTCCCTCCACGCTGCCAAGAGGAGGTCAGCAGCGGGCAGCGAGAGCCGTCACAAGAGCTCCGGAAGCCGCCGG GTCAAACTGGAGAAAGTTCTGGGCATCAGCACGGCCAGCGGCAGCGCTTTGGCGTCCGACCCCAACTCCGGGCTCGTCGCCTATCCTGCGGG GTGTGTGGTCGTGTTGCTCCACCCGCAGATCAACAAACAAAGCCACATCATCAACATGTCCAG aaaacCTTTCAGCGCTTTGGCCTTCTCCTGTGATGGCAAACATCTGGTCACCGGGGAG cgtgGTCACCTGCCGTGCGTGCGGGTGTGGCAGGTGGACGATGGCGTGGAGGCGGCCGATGTCCAGAATCACAAGTGCGGCGTTTCCTGCGTGGCGTTCTCCACGGGTGGCGCCTACGTGGTCTCCGTGGGAGACCAGTACGACATGAACGTGTGCGTGTGGGACTGGCGG AAGGGCTCCATCCTGGCCTCCAACAAAGTGTCCAGCAGCGTGTCGGCCATTTCCTTTTCCGAGGACGGCAGCTACTTTGTTACGGCCGGCAAAAGACATGTCCGGTTTTGGTACCTGGACGCCTCCAAGGAGCGGCGG GGCACCGGCACGGCGCCTCTGATGGGTCGCTCGGGGTTGCTGGGCGACCACCGGCAGGCCGTCTTCTGCGGGGTGGCGTGCGGTCGTGGCCCCGCGGCGGCCGCCACCTACGCCGTCACGCGGTCCGCCCTCCTGTGTCGCTTCGACGCCGCTCGGCAGCTGGAAGCCTGGGTGCGCCTCAAG GCGTCGTGCGCGTGTAGCGTGGAGGTGACGGAGGACTTTGTGTTTTGCGGTTGTTCGGACGGTTTGGTGCGGGTTTTCTCGCCGTCGGACCTGCGTTACATCACCACCCTGCCCTACCCGCACCGCCTGGGGGTGGAGCTTATGCTGcccag CCCGTCGGGTTCCAGGCCGAGCCGTTATCCCGATGCGGTGGCTCTGACCTTTAACCCCAGAGCACGACATCTGACCTGCGTGTACGCCGACCGCAGCGTTTACGTTTGGGACGTCGGCCAGCTCAGGAACGCCAACCAGATCCACACAGCCCTCTACCACAGCGCCCCTGTGTGGAACATACAG GTGTGTCCAGAGCAGTCCGATGCGTCTCGGGCCCGTCTGCCGCCGTCTTCGTTCCTCACGTGTTCGTCAGACAACACCATCAGGCTGTGGCACGCCGACTCCGCCGCGCCGTACAACAACCTCTATAGCGCCGTAGCGCGCGCGCAG GACCCGCTGAGGATTTTACACGTGGGGGACAACGCTCCGGCAGACCGGGAGGATAAGTCGGAGGCCTCTGACGACAGGTCCGCCGTCAGAGTGCTGCGCCTCGGTCCCGACGGGCGACGGCTGGCCACCGGAGACCTCTGCGGAATCCTGCG TATCTTTGATTTGGAGTTTCTGGACGAGCTGGTGAAGATTGAGGCGCATGACTCTGAGGTTTTGGCCCTGGAGTTCTCGCCGTCCTCTGCAG GCGTGAAGCTACTCGCCAGTGCCGGCAGGGACCGACTCGTTCGAATCTTCAACCTGGACCGCGACTTCCGTCTGGAGCAGACCATCGCCGACCACTCCGCGCCCGTCGTCGCCGTCAAGTTCGCAG GCGACGGCGCGCACATCCGCCTGGTAAGCTGCGGGGCCGACAAGAGCGTCTACTTCTACTCTTACGTGCGCGAACCTCATCGAACG GCGGAGGGGGGCGTGTCCTTCCGCAGGACGCAGCAAGCGGTGGAAAAGACGGCGCTGCACGACATGGACGCGGACTCGTCCAGGACGCACGTGGCCGTCGCCTGTCAGGACAGAAACGTCCG ggtgtacagcGTGGAGACGGGAAAGCTGAAGAAATGTTTGAAGGACCCCACAAGCAAAGGAGGAGCTTTGCTGAAGGTCGAAACGGTCGACTGCACGGTGAACTCGGTTCATCGCGCGTTCCGCGGCCGAGAGGCGAAAATCTGTCAAATCA GTCCACGTGGATCCGACCGGCTCCTTCGTGGCCACCTGCTGCTCCGACAAGAACATCAGCATCTTGGACTACCGGTCCGGCGAGCGCGTCGCCGCCCTGTTTGGGCATTCAG AGCCGGTGACGTGCTTGCGGTTCAGCGCCGACTGCGCGCACCTGATCAGCGCGTCGGGAGACGG ttgtgtgtttgtgtggcggCTGGACTCCCGCATGACCGCCGCCATGATGATGAAGAAAGGGGCCCCGATGAAGAGCGTCGTCGCCGGCGTCGGGTGAGCGGCGCGCCGCCTCGCTCGCACGCGGCGTTCTCCCATGGCTCACTCTGCGCGGCCGCTCGTTTCAGGCGGGAAACCTTCGTCGTCGGGCCGTCCCGTGGGGACGAGGAGCGCCGAACGCCGTCCAGACCGGACCCCGAAG GTGCTCCCCAAATACGCACTAATGGGAAGATGCCCACGTGGTTCCGGAAATTG CAGGGCGAGGCGGCGGTCTCCTCGTACGTCCCGTCGGACGCGGAACCCGTTCCGGTGCGGAATCGTTGGCTGGAAAAGAGTCCCCTCGTCATCCTGGACTACTCTCCGAGTTCTACCGAAGACGAGGACGGGGACGGGGACGGGGCGGACGAAGACGAAGACGAGGACTTTCAGCCGCAGAGTCTGGAAAGCCGGCTGAGGGACGAGGAAGACGCTGTGCCGAAG